Proteins encoded together in one Diabrotica undecimpunctata isolate CICGRU chromosome 3, icDiaUnde3, whole genome shotgun sequence window:
- the LOC140435799 gene encoding uncharacterized protein — MISWDVLLSCWKPINDRIMTARFYTRYRKITVIQCYAPTNTSLHEEKDIFYEQLEQTTQQVNQGDILIVMGDMNAKVGEDNINLETVMGKHGLGMMNENGERFTNFCSSHSLVIGGTIFPHKNIHKVTWTAPGHTRENQIDHIAISKRWRSSLLDVRNKRGADIASDHHLVIGTIKIKMAKNKTTRNTKRPTYNLDKLKTVPGRHMFREELQLKTREREINSWEDFADVLTEIAEDKLGKKEKDRKEWISDETWNLIEERKQRKKDILQARTVERRAHRQQEYQTINKSVKRKARRDKRRWAEELAKQAETAAQHNRTRELYQITRRLTQKGSNCSNIVRSKQANCLLQQMTK, encoded by the coding sequence aTGATATCGTGGGACGTATTGTTGTCCTGTTGGAAACCCATTAATGATAGAATTATGACTGCCAGATTTTATACCAGATACCGTAAGATAACAGTGATTCAATGCTATGCTCCCACAAACACATCTCTCCACGAAGAAAAAGACATTTTCTACGAACAACTAGAACAAACGACCCAACAAGTAAACCAAGGTGACATACTAATAGTGATGGGCGATATGAACGCTAAAGTTGGAGAAGACAATATTAACTTAGAAACCGTAATGGGCAAACATGGCCTAGGAATGATGAATGAAAACGGAGAGCGCTTTACAAATTTTTGTTCCAGTCATAGTTTAGTTATTGGTGGAACGATCTTTccacataaaaatattcacaagGTAACATGGACTGCACCTGGCCATACAAGagaaaatcaaatagaccacatcgctATATCAAAAAGATGGAGATCATCTCTTCTTGATGTACGTAATAAAAGAGGAGCAGACATCGCAAGTGACCATCATCTCGTAATTGGTACCATTAAAATCAAGATGGCAAAAAACAAAACCACGCGAAACACCAAGAGACCAACATACAATCTAGATAAACTAAAAACGGTCCCAGGAAGACATATGTTTAGAGAGGAACTTCAACTAAAAACAAGAGAACGTGAAATAAACAGCTGGGAAGATTTCGCAGATGTtttgacagaaatagctgaaGACAAACTGGGTAAAAAAGAGAAAGATAGAAAGGAATGGATATCAGATGAAACATGGAATCTTATCGAGGaaagaaaacaacgaaaaaaagaTATCCTGCAAGCAAGAACTGTAGAAAGAAGAGCACACCGACAACAGGAatatcaaacaataaataaatcagttaaaAGAAAAGCAAGAAGAGACAAAAGAAGGTGGGCTGAAGAACTTGCAAAACAAGCAGAAACAGCTGCACAACACAACAGAACTAGGGAGCTTTACCAAATTACTAGACGACTAACACAAAAAGGGTCCAACTGTTCGAACATTGTAAGATCCAAACAGGCGAATTGCTTACTACAACAGATGACcaagtag
- the Lamtor4 gene encoding ragulator complex protein LAMTOR4 homolog has protein sequence MDRPGQTGYMVLNEEGAVLSSSGDLENDEKFANSIMGLLNISSHIDLNDTPKEGFKKLSIVYEDHCYIVCLSNRKYHIIKRKTPHF, from the coding sequence ATGGATCGACCTGGCCAGACAGGATACATGGTATTAAACGAAGAAGGAGCAGTATTATCTTCGTCGGGAGATCTAGAAAATGATGAAAAGTTCGCCAACTCTATAATGGGATTATTGAATATTTCTTCTCACATAGACTTAAACGACACACCAAAAGAAGGTTTCAAAAAACTGTCGATAGTATACGAAGATCATTGTTATATTGTTTGCCTGTCTAATAGAAAATATCACATAATTAAAAGGAAAACGCCTCATTTCTGA